CCATTAACAACATTCTGGGCAAGGCGACATGTTGAAACCAAAAACCACGACGCTGAAGGCTGCTGCGCCTCAAGCTGAGATTAGCAACGATTGGCCCAAGGTCATCGGTTGGCTGCAGAAGTCGAGAAGCTACAAAGCGCTTGAAGTGGACATGGACGTCGATAGTGGCGTGCTCTGGACCATGATGCGTCACCATGGCGTTCCTTGTGTCGAGGAGACCTTCCTCTCCGAAGGTCGCCAGCTGCAGGACATGGTGCGTCACACTTACCTGCGCGCCGAACCCTCGGTCATTCCCTTCAAGTACATGGTTTTCGGCAGCACCACGCCGGGCATCTTCAGTTTGGGCGGCAACCTCCGTCTCTTCGTGCAGTTGATCCGGGAGGGGCGCAGGGGCGACCTGCTTTCCTATGCCACCAACTGTGTGGACCTTGTCTACAACAACGCCATGTGCAACGGCCTGCCGGTCATGACGATCTCGCTTGTTCAGGGCGACGCTCTTGGCGGCGGGTTCGAGGCGGCAATCTCTTCCAACTACGTGATCGCGGAGCGCAGCGCGAAGTTCGGCCTGCCGGAGGTCTTGTTCAATCTTTTCCCCGGCATGGGTGCTTACAGCCTGATCGCCCGCCGGGTCGACACGGTGGTTGCGGAACGGATGATTCTCTCCGGCAAGATCTACACGGCTGAAGAGCTCTACGAGGTCGGCCTTGTCGACATGCTGGTGGAGGACGGCGAAGGCAAGTCGGCCGTTATGGACTTTGCCGCCAGGAACGCGCGCCGCCATGCCGCAAACCTCGCGATCTATCGCGCCAGGCACCGCGTGAATCCGCTCTCCTATGAAGAGCTCTACGACACCACGGTGGATTGGGTCGATACCGCGCTTACCCTCGGCGAGGAAGATCTTCGCAAGATGGAACGTCTGGCTCTCATGCAGGAACGCAGGGCAGCCCGTCCCCTTGAGGGGTAACGCGCAGGAACCACAAAGCAAAGAGGGCCCGGCAGAAATGCCGGGCCTTTTTGCTGTAGCGCTTCAGCCGTGCAGCTTCTGTTCCAGGAAGGCGTCGAAGGCGTTGCTGCTGTCGTGGAACTCGCTGCCGATCTGGTCCGAGAAGCGGGCGGCCTGAGCTTCGAATTCACGCATGCTCAACTGCCGCGCGCGCTCCAGAGTTCCAGCCAGACGAAGCGCGCCGATATCCTCAGCGCTCTCATGGAGTTCGACGCAAAGCTCGATGAACTTGTTGTACCGCTGACTTTGCGCGGCTAGTTCCAAACGCTTCAAGGTGCGCTTCCCGTGTTCCTTGAAGGCGCTGAGCAGTTCCTCCGCGAGGGATTTGCCGTGGTCTTCCTCCAAAAGCGTTTCCAAGACCGACTTGTCCACCAGGGGACTGCGCTCCCGGCTGTCGAACCGGGGGTGGGTCAGCACTTTCCCAGAGAGAACCTTGAAATCGCGATTCTGAGGTGGCGCCTCTCCCTCGTCGCTTTCCGCGGGAACCATCTCCATCACCGCCTGCAATAAGCGTTGCGGTTCGATCGGCTTCGTCAAACAGGCATTCATGCCGGCGGCCAAAAGCGCATCGCGAGCTTCGGAGGTGGCGTCTGCGGTAAAACCGATGATCGGCACCTGCTTGCCGCCGAGTTCTTGCATTCGAATGAGCTTCGCCGCCTCGATGCCGCTCATCCGAGGCATATGCATGTCCATCAGCAAGATATCGAAGCTGTCTTTGTCCAAGGCCTCCAGGGCGGCTTCGCCATCGTCGGCCAACACGACCTCGTGCCCGGCGCGCTGCAAAGTCATGGCGATGACCCGCTGGTTCATCGGGTTGTCCTCAGCAACGAGGATCTTGAGGGCGCGGGGCGCGCTTGCGGGCTTCTTCGTCTCCGATGCCGTCGGCCGCGAAGTTGACTGGGTCGCCTCGTCGGTTTGCTTGCTGCCTGCCTTGCCGGCGGCAGCAGAGGCGCGTTTGCTTTCCTGCTGCGCCTCTGCCTTCTCCTGCTGATCGCGTTTCTGGCGCGTGCTCTCGGCTCTCTCGGAATAGAACATGGCCTTGCGGTCGCGCCCCAGCGCCGCATGCACCGCATTGTGAAGGCTGTCGTCGTCATCCGGGGAGGTGAGGATCGAAACGAACTGACGCTTGACCGCCATCGAACGCAACCCTTCGGACTCTTTGGCGATAAGGACCCTCGGCGCCTCCAATCCGATCGCGCGAACCGCCGCGATGGCGGAGACGGCATTGCCGGACATGTTGCGGGCGTCGAGCACCACCAACTGCGCGTGATGCTCTTGATCTTCCCAGCCCGCACGGAGCGTGGCCGCCGCCTGCTTGGGGTCTCGGCAGGGGAAAACCGACAAACCCATTGAACGGAGCTGGGTGGCCAGTCCCTGGGTGCCGCCGCCGAAGGACAGGAGGATGGCGCGTCCCTTCAGTGTCTGCTTCTCACCCTCGCTCTCCTTCGGCTCCGACACCTTGAAGGGCATCTCGAACCAGAAAGTGCTGCCGCGTCCGACTTCGCTTTCCACGCCGATTTGACCACCCATGAGCTCGACCAACTGGCGCGAAATCGCAAGCCCGAGGCCGGTGCCGCCATACTTCCGCGTAGTGGTGTCGTCAGCCTGAGTGAAGGTCTCGAAGATACGGGCATGAGCTTCCGGCGGCATTCCGATCCCGGTATCCACTACCTCGAACCGGAGGGTGATCTTGTTATCGTCCGCGGCCAGCAGGCGCGCCTCTGCCAGGACGCCGCCCGTCTCGGTGAACTTGATGGCGTTGGAGGAAAGGTTGATCAGAATCTGGCGCAGATACTGAGCATCTCCCCGCAACGCATAGGGAATGCGGGGGTCGGCGTGAACCTCGAAGAAGAGGCCCTTGCTGGCGGCTTGGTTGTCCACGATCTCGGACACCGCATTCATCACTGAATGCAGGTCGATGTCGTCGTCCTGGATGACCGCCTTGGCGGACTCAATGCGGGAGATGTCCAGGATGTCGTCGATCAACCCGAGCAGCGACTGCCCCGCGGTGGTCACGGAACGCACCATCTCGCGCTGCTCTTCATCGAGGTCGGTCGACCGCAGCAGTTCGCTCATGCCAATGATCGCGTTCAGCGGGGTGCGCAGCTCGTGACTGGTATTGGCGAGGAACCGGCTCTTGGCGCGGTTAGCCTCTTCGGCCTGCGCCTTGGCGCGTCGCAGCTTTGACATAAGGGTGGAAGCATAGCCGGGAAGAACCACGAGCCCGAGCCAAAGGCCCGCCGACAGGGCAGGGTGCTGCTGCCAGTACTCCGAAAAGCTGATGACCAGAGAAAACCCGATCAGACTGCCTACCGTGGAAGCGAAGAGGTAGTTCTCGCCAAAGCGGAAGCCGTTGCCAAACGTGACCCAGAGATAGATCGGATACCAGAAAGCCGCGAAGGATCCCCCAAGGATCAAGGCGAGGGTGATCAGGCAGAGGTCCAAGGCCATCCCCAAGGAACGGCGGATCACCGACTTTCCGGGATCGATCAGGAGATGGACGAGGATGAAGCTCGACAGAAAGGTAAAGACCGTGGCGATCTTGATCGAGGCGATGATCTCGGTCGGGTAGGGCGGCGTCAGGTCCGTCAATACGATGTAGCTGACGCAGTAGAAGATCGTCAGCAAGCCCACGACCAGGCGGATCAATGCCTGCTCGTGCTCGCTGTCCTGACGGTTGCTCAGCCGCCGGACCAGCCAGGAGAGAACTCCATCGTTGTATTCGCTGGACCTCATGGTCGCCTTTGGCCGCCCCCGCGTCTCCCACCTTGAGGGCCGGGTCCTGCAAAGAGCCTCACGCGTACGCCACGAAAGGCCGCTCAATGCAGTGCCACGACTACCCCCCAGGATGATGGTGTCCTGGCAAGAGTCGTGTAAAGCTTAATTCAAGATTTTGTGGGAGAAACTGCCGGTTTCAGGCCTATTTTGTAGTCCTGTCGCGATGACGGCGAGGGTGGACGCCTTCAGCATCGGCAACCCGTTGATCGTGACCGCTCCGGCTGCTGATGAAAACCAGCGCCATCAATCCGCCCCCCACCAGGAAGGTCAAGACGAGCCCACCGATGAGTGCGACCAAGCCGTGAAGGCCGATCTCAACCCCAGCCATGTCATCCCACAGCAGATAAGCGCCGACGCTGCTGACCGCCAGTAGGGTGCCCAGAAAGGCGATCAGGAGGAAGGTCTTCAAGCCTTTGCCTTTCCCTGTGCCGCCACGGTAGCGCTTCTCCGCGATGCTGAGGTCATCGTTCATCCGATAGAGGAGAGGCGAGGCGGTTGGAATGTTCAGCTTCAAGATCTCCTCGTTACTCATTCCATCCAGATGCTTCACCAGAGCGCGCAAACTGTTCCCGTGCGCTGCGATCAGAACCGTTTCACCGGCCCTCAGGCAGGGAACGATACTAGCCTCCCAGTAAGGCAAGACCCGTTGGAGGGTAAGCTCTAGGCTTTCACCGCCCGGCAGATCGTCCGCATCGACATTTGCGTAGCGGCGGTCCCATCGGGGATGCTGTTCATCGTCCGAAGCGAGGAGCGGGGGAGGCGTGTCGTAGCTCCGCCTCCAGATCAAGACCTGCTCATCTCCATATTTGGCGGCGGTCTCAGCTTTGTCCAATCCTTGAAGCGCGCCGTAGTGACGCTCATTCAACTTCCAGCTCCGCTCTACCGGAACCCACATCTGGTCAAGACGATCGAGGGATATCCAAAGCGTCCGGATTGCCCGCTTCAAGACCGAGGTGAAGGCGCGATCAATCTGGAAGCCCTCCGCGGCCAGAAGATCGCCAGCCCGCGTCGCCTCCTTCACACCATCGGGCGTCAAATCCACGTCGACCCAACCGGTAAAGCGGTTCTCAAGGTTCCACTGACTTTGACCA
This DNA window, taken from Limibacillus sp., encodes the following:
- a CDS encoding crotonase/enoyl-CoA hydratase family protein, with the translated sequence MLKPKTTTLKAAAPQAEISNDWPKVIGWLQKSRSYKALEVDMDVDSGVLWTMMRHHGVPCVEETFLSEGRQLQDMVRHTYLRAEPSVIPFKYMVFGSTTPGIFSLGGNLRLFVQLIREGRRGDLLSYATNCVDLVYNNAMCNGLPVMTISLVQGDALGGGFEAAISSNYVIAERSAKFGLPEVLFNLFPGMGAYSLIARRVDTVVAERMILSGKIYTAEELYEVGLVDMLVEDGEGKSAVMDFAARNARRHAANLAIYRARHRVNPLSYEELYDTTVDWVDTALTLGEEDLRKMERLALMQERRAARPLEG
- a CDS encoding ATP-binding protein, giving the protein MTDLTPPYPTEIIASIKIATVFTFLSSFILVHLLIDPGKSVIRRSLGMALDLCLITLALILGGSFAAFWYPIYLWVTFGNGFRFGENYLFASTVGSLIGFSLVISFSEYWQQHPALSAGLWLGLVVLPGYASTLMSKLRRAKAQAEEANRAKSRFLANTSHELRTPLNAIIGMSELLRSTDLDEEQREMVRSVTTAGQSLLGLIDDILDISRIESAKAVIQDDDIDLHSVMNAVSEIVDNQAASKGLFFEVHADPRIPYALRGDAQYLRQILINLSSNAIKFTETGGVLAEARLLAADDNKITLRFEVVDTGIGMPPEAHARIFETFTQADDTTTRKYGGTGLGLAISRQLVELMGGQIGVESEVGRGSTFWFEMPFKVSEPKESEGEKQTLKGRAILLSFGGGTQGLATQLRSMGLSVFPCRDPKQAAATLRAGWEDQEHHAQLVVLDARNMSGNAVSAIAAVRAIGLEAPRVLIAKESEGLRSMAVKRQFVSILTSPDDDDSLHNAVHAALGRDRKAMFYSERAESTRQKRDQQEKAEAQQESKRASAAAGKAGSKQTDEATQSTSRPTASETKKPASAPRALKILVAEDNPMNQRVIAMTLQRAGHEVVLADDGEAALEALDKDSFDILLMDMHMPRMSGIEAAKLIRMQELGGKQVPIIGFTADATSEARDALLAAGMNACLTKPIEPQRLLQAVMEMVPAESDEGEAPPQNRDFKVLSGKVLTHPRFDSRERSPLVDKSVLETLLEEDHGKSLAEELLSAFKEHGKRTLKRLELAAQSQRYNKFIELCVELHESAEDIGALRLAGTLERARQLSMREFEAQAARFSDQIGSEFHDSSNAFDAFLEQKLHG